One part of the Gemmatimonadaceae bacterium genome encodes these proteins:
- a CDS encoding rhodanese-like domain-containing protein, whose amino-acid sequence MILKRLFSDQLAQASYLVACDHARVALVVDPNRNADAYIDAAAAEGVPITHVTETHIHADLVSGARELATRTGAQLYLSGAGGAEWQYRYAAEANAELLTDGSHFLVGDVRIDAVHTPGHTPEHLSFLVTDTAVGAEPVGALTGDFIFVGDVGRPDLLERAAGHSGTMHAAARTLFTSLTEFKRLPDYLQIWPGHGAGSACGKALGAMPQSTLGYEKLCNWAMAESDMNRFVEAALSGQPEPPAYFARMKQINRDGPSLSGMMEPPPAITAKDLAARIGECQTVVDTRSASEYAARHIAGTINVPRNKSFLTWAGALLPYDRDLYLIVDGADAQRMAVARELSLVGLERISGVLPSSSLGLLADSGAELRATPQMTVGELAAARGAVILDVRARTEWEAGHLPGAIHIPLGALQARISELPPGDVVVQCQGGGRSAIAASILELNGRTNVSNLTGGFAEWSRAGNPVAREAFSGRS is encoded by the coding sequence ATGATCCTTAAACGCCTTTTCAGCGATCAGCTCGCGCAGGCGAGTTACCTCGTCGCGTGCGATCATGCGCGTGTCGCGCTGGTGGTCGATCCGAACCGCAACGCCGATGCCTATATCGACGCAGCCGCTGCCGAAGGTGTCCCGATCACGCACGTCACAGAAACCCACATTCACGCCGACTTGGTCTCGGGTGCGCGTGAGCTTGCCACTCGCACCGGCGCACAACTCTACCTCTCGGGCGCAGGCGGTGCAGAGTGGCAGTACCGCTACGCGGCCGAGGCAAATGCCGAGCTGCTCACCGATGGCTCGCACTTCTTGGTCGGCGATGTACGCATCGACGCTGTCCACACTCCCGGGCACACCCCCGAGCATCTGAGCTTCCTCGTCACCGACACGGCTGTCGGCGCAGAACCTGTGGGAGCCCTTACAGGTGACTTCATCTTCGTGGGCGATGTTGGTCGGCCCGATCTGCTCGAGCGCGCCGCGGGGCACAGCGGGACTATGCATGCGGCTGCGCGAACGCTTTTCACGTCGCTGACAGAGTTCAAGAGACTGCCCGACTACCTCCAGATCTGGCCCGGACACGGAGCCGGGTCGGCTTGCGGCAAGGCGCTCGGTGCCATGCCGCAATCGACACTGGGGTACGAAAAGCTGTGCAACTGGGCAATGGCCGAATCCGATATGAACCGCTTCGTGGAGGCAGCTTTGAGCGGGCAGCCCGAACCACCTGCCTACTTCGCGCGAATGAAGCAGATCAACCGTGACGGCCCCTCACTCTCGGGAATGATGGAGCCGCCACCGGCCATCACTGCCAAGGATCTGGCGGCCCGAATCGGCGAATGTCAGACAGTCGTCGACACTCGATCGGCTTCCGAATACGCGGCAAGACACATTGCCGGCACCATCAACGTCCCTCGTAACAAGTCGTTTCTCACATGGGCCGGTGCGTTGCTCCCCTACGATCGCGATCTATATCTGATCGTTGATGGCGCTGACGCCCAGCGAATGGCAGTTGCAAGAGAGTTGTCCCTTGTTGGCCTGGAGCGAATCAGCGGCGTATTGCCGTCGTCGAGCCTCGGCCTTCTTGCGGATAGCGGGGCAGAATTGCGGGCGACACCGCAGATGACCGTCGGGGAACTCGCCGCAGCCAGAGGTGCAGTGATCCTCGATGTACGCGCACGAACCGAGTGGGAGGCCGGGCACCTGCCGGGCGCCATCCACATTCCCCTTGGTGCATTGCAGGCGCGAATCAGCGAGCTGCCCCCTGGTGACGTGGTCGTGCAATGTCAGGGCGGGGGCAGATCTGCCATCGCCGCCAGCATTCTCGAGTTGAACGGGCGGACCAATGTCTCCAACCTGACGGGCGGCTTTGCGGAATGGTCGCGTGCCGGTAATCCCGTTGCACGCGAGGCCTTCTCTGGACGAAGCTGA
- a CDS encoding DMT family transporter, translating into MGISPGWILAVSLLGISFAGPLVHLSAANPLAIAVWRLCFSLVIVAIALAWSGEWRQWQSLSLRDSAFAILSGVALAFHFWAWNASIHLTTIAASVTLVSLQPAVIVAISAVFLRDAPTRRQILGIAVAISGALIVAAPDFDSAGSVSGDRAMFGNLLALSAAITAGIYYSVGRHLRLRYGLWAYVGLAYSACAVVLVILAIANGVELAPQPPRELSIFAALAVGPMLLGHTGMNWALKYLPAYVVNLVVLGEPIGATLIAALLPGIAQVPSGVTLAGGAVILAGVVLVAIGTSVPRKAERMRER; encoded by the coding sequence GTGGGCATCTCTCCCGGCTGGATACTGGCCGTTTCGCTGCTCGGTATTTCCTTCGCGGGTCCGCTCGTCCATCTGTCCGCCGCAAACCCGCTTGCAATCGCAGTCTGGCGCCTGTGTTTTTCGCTCGTGATCGTGGCGATTGCACTCGCGTGGAGCGGGGAGTGGAGACAGTGGCAGAGTCTTTCGCTGAGAGATTCTGCCTTTGCGATTCTTTCAGGCGTCGCGCTGGCGTTCCATTTCTGGGCATGGAACGCTTCGATCCATCTTACCACGATTGCTGCTTCCGTCACGCTGGTGAGTCTGCAACCCGCGGTCATCGTGGCAATCTCCGCGGTCTTTCTCCGCGATGCGCCAACGCGGCGGCAGATTCTGGGAATCGCGGTAGCAATCTCCGGCGCATTGATCGTCGCCGCACCTGATTTCGATTCTGCCGGAAGCGTCAGCGGCGATCGGGCGATGTTTGGAAATCTGCTGGCGCTGTCGGCAGCGATTACTGCCGGCATCTATTACAGCGTTGGGCGGCACCTTCGCTTACGCTATGGTCTATGGGCTTACGTTGGGCTTGCTTACTCCGCCTGCGCGGTCGTTCTCGTCATCCTGGCAATCGCAAACGGGGTGGAGCTGGCTCCCCAGCCCCCACGTGAGCTCTCAATCTTCGCCGCTCTTGCGGTTGGCCCCATGCTGCTGGGCCATACCGGAATGAACTGGGCGCTCAAGTATCTACCCGCATACGTGGTGAACCTTGTCGTGCTTGGCGAGCCGATCGGAGCAACGCTCATTGCAGCACTGCTTCCGGGGATCGCGCAGGTCCCGTCGGGAGTGACGCTTGCGGGCGGTGCAGTGATTCTCGCCGGAGTTGTCCTGGTCGCAATCGGCACCTCCGTTCCGCGCAAAGCAGAGCGGATGCGGGAAAGGTAA
- a CDS encoding LysM peptidoglycan-binding domain-containing protein, producing the protein MKESEGLYRLFRFLKRSAIGAVVIAAVLAVFGYAIYTRSVDPRGAWTIASRELNGGMLHFGERVERYAKAYHRRPADYYRASNGLLVATNDRVIFIGVSPTDKLASDDAPATILQFEYANDTLLSMDRQRLYGLTAKGVVIAHGNSKAGNFAAAKGAEGALDSLIDHVNTRIVAQKTEAARERQLRAAVAVVIDEPIYYVVKRGDAISTIATRFDTTPEQIRAWNNLVGDRVRIGQQLTVKPKGPRQKPPPAPAATPGAARASRDRG; encoded by the coding sequence ATGAAGGAGTCCGAAGGGCTGTACCGACTGTTCCGATTCCTGAAACGCTCGGCGATAGGGGCAGTCGTTATTGCGGCGGTGCTGGCTGTCTTCGGTTACGCCATTTACACTCGCAGCGTCGATCCACGCGGAGCGTGGACCATCGCATCCCGTGAGCTGAACGGAGGAATGCTGCATTTCGGTGAACGCGTCGAAAGGTATGCCAAAGCGTACCACCGGCGGCCGGCGGACTACTATCGGGCCAGCAATGGCCTGCTCGTGGCCACGAACGACCGGGTGATATTCATCGGCGTATCTCCTACCGACAAACTCGCCAGCGATGATGCACCGGCGACAATCCTGCAGTTCGAGTATGCGAACGACACGCTGCTGTCGATGGACAGGCAACGGCTGTACGGCCTCACGGCGAAGGGCGTTGTGATCGCGCATGGTAACAGCAAGGCAGGCAACTTTGCTGCCGCCAAGGGAGCCGAGGGGGCACTGGACAGTCTGATCGATCACGTGAACACGCGTATCGTTGCCCAGAAAACCGAAGCCGCTCGCGAGCGGCAGCTGCGCGCAGCCGTCGCAGTGGTCATCGACGAGCCAATCTACTATGTCGTCAAACGCGGCGATGCCATCTCGACGATCGCAACCCGGTTCGACACCACGCCTGAGCAGATCAGGGCATGGAATAACCTCGTTGGAGATCGGGTCAGGATTGGACAACAGCTTACGGTGAAGCCGAAGGGGCCGCGGCAGAAGCCACCCCCCGCCCCTGCCGCAACCCCAGGCGCCGCTCGCGCATCAAGGGATCGGGGATAG
- a CDS encoding transglycosylase SLT domain-containing protein — protein MIQRRNYGLSRIKPVRTSLRSVNDRAQVEQLYRPRWRRYLAAAVHGTGLSVLLAAGTVWTINQSHPAFKRPAELLRLPGAVIRAPLPSADAFRIGQVLRRYTRNGEVADRIAEAVVSEGRRKKIDPALLVGVMLVESDNLNPRARSFVGAAGLMQVMPFHAGKWRCGSSDLYDIEANICHGVSVLADNIKRAPNLRTALQRYNGCVRGRNTPGCAAYSGKVMKATTRTALQMMAIDTPPEG, from the coding sequence TTGATTCAGCGGCGTAATTACGGTTTGTCGCGCATCAAGCCAGTCAGAACCAGCCTGCGGTCGGTGAATGACCGCGCTCAGGTCGAGCAGCTATATCGCCCGCGCTGGCGCCGGTACCTCGCTGCGGCCGTTCACGGAACAGGCCTCAGCGTGCTCCTTGCCGCCGGCACCGTCTGGACGATCAACCAGTCCCATCCTGCCTTCAAGCGGCCTGCCGAGCTGCTGAGGCTCCCGGGCGCTGTGATCAGAGCGCCGCTGCCCAGCGCTGACGCGTTCCGGATCGGGCAGGTACTGCGCCGCTACACCCGCAACGGCGAAGTCGCTGACAGAATCGCGGAGGCGGTGGTGTCCGAGGGCCGCAGGAAGAAGATCGACCCGGCGTTGCTCGTAGGCGTCATGCTCGTGGAGTCCGATAACCTGAACCCCCGCGCCCGCAGCTTCGTCGGTGCTGCGGGGCTCATGCAGGTAATGCCCTTCCACGCCGGGAAATGGCGTTGTGGCTCCTCCGATCTGTATGATATCGAGGCCAACATATGCCATGGCGTGAGTGTTCTAGCGGATAACATCAAACGAGCGCCCAATCTGCGCACTGCGCTTCAACGGTACAACGGTTGTGTGCGCGGGAGAAACACTCCGGGCTGCGCGGCCTATTCAGGAAAGGTCATGAAGGCGACCACGCGGACTGCTCTTCAGATGATGGCCATCGACACGCCACCCGAAGGCTAG
- a CDS encoding ABC transporter ATP-binding protein, with protein sequence MTSPLTPMVSRGRRMNEKPPSWRERVAALRYVVPMMRLIWRTHRGYTASMLALRLVRAFVPVATFWVGKLILDTVIGIRAGQATYDDLWRYVAMEIAIVVTGEILARASSLIESLLSDLFSNDMSIRLMEHAATLDLAQFEDPTFYDHMERARRQTVGRIALLTQVVSMTQDGITLLTLGGVLIAYSPWMLLLLLLAVLPSFLGETHFAALGYSLLFRWTPERRQLDYLRFVGASDKTAKEVQMFGLAPWLTDRYRTLSLKFYEENKRLSLRRGAMGAVLSIFGTLGYYTAYVVILLRAVRGEITPGTLIFLSASFARGRDTIQGILLSASSVYEQALYLRDLFVFLEMQPTIKSGPDAQKVPVKIQSGFEFENVGFRYPGSERWAIRGLNLKLNPRERVALVGENGAGKTTITKLMARLYEPTEGRVTLDGVDLREYDLASLRHAIGVIFQDFVRYDMRFDENIGVGEIESVRAQLGNGNAVPPSIEAAATNSLAASLLPRFPLGFQQMLGRRFEQGVDLSGGEWQKIALARAYMRDAQVLILDEPTAALDARAEYEVFVRFSELVAGRMAILISHRFSTVRMADRIIVLHNGAVAEQGSHDELVALGGLYDELFRMQAAGYR encoded by the coding sequence TTGACCAGTCCACTCACGCCCATGGTGTCACGCGGACGGCGGATGAACGAGAAGCCGCCCAGCTGGAGGGAGCGAGTGGCGGCATTGCGATACGTCGTTCCGATGATGCGACTCATCTGGCGTACGCATCGTGGCTACACGGCGTCGATGCTCGCACTGCGGCTGGTGCGCGCCTTCGTACCGGTGGCGACCTTCTGGGTGGGCAAGCTCATTCTCGACACCGTGATCGGCATTCGCGCCGGCCAGGCCACTTACGACGACCTCTGGCGGTATGTGGCGATGGAGATCGCCATCGTCGTGACGGGCGAAATCCTCGCCCGCGCGTCGTCACTCATCGAGAGCCTGCTCAGCGACCTCTTCTCGAATGACATGAGCATCCGGCTCATGGAGCACGCGGCGACGCTCGACCTGGCGCAGTTTGAAGACCCGACCTTCTACGACCACATGGAGAGGGCACGCCGGCAGACTGTGGGCCGTATCGCGTTGCTCACTCAGGTGGTGTCCATGACCCAGGACGGCATCACTCTCCTCACACTGGGCGGAGTGCTGATTGCATACAGCCCGTGGATGCTGTTACTGCTGCTGCTTGCGGTGTTGCCGAGCTTTCTCGGCGAGACACACTTCGCAGCCCTCGGATACTCCCTGCTCTTCCGTTGGACGCCGGAACGCCGTCAGCTCGACTATCTGCGCTTTGTCGGCGCGAGTGACAAGACCGCGAAAGAAGTTCAGATGTTCGGCCTTGCCCCCTGGTTGACTGACCGATACCGGACGCTATCGCTCAAGTTCTACGAGGAGAACAAGCGGCTGTCGCTTCGCCGCGGCGCGATGGGAGCAGTGCTGTCGATATTCGGCACTCTGGGCTATTATACGGCCTATGTAGTGATTCTGCTGCGGGCGGTTCGCGGGGAGATCACACCCGGCACGCTCATCTTTCTTTCGGCATCATTTGCCCGCGGTCGCGATACCATACAGGGTATCCTGCTCTCCGCATCAAGCGTTTATGAACAGGCGCTTTATCTGCGCGACCTGTTTGTGTTTCTGGAAATGCAGCCCACTATCAAGTCGGGCCCGGATGCGCAAAAGGTACCGGTGAAAATTCAGAGCGGTTTCGAGTTCGAGAATGTCGGATTCAGGTATCCAGGCAGCGAGCGGTGGGCCATTCGCGGACTGAATCTCAAGCTCAATCCGCGCGAGCGTGTTGCACTGGTCGGCGAGAATGGAGCGGGCAAGACGACCATCACCAAGCTCATGGCGAGGCTTTACGAGCCAACCGAAGGCCGTGTGACGCTCGATGGTGTCGACCTGCGCGAATACGATCTGGCGTCATTGCGACACGCAATCGGAGTGATATTCCAGGACTTCGTGCGTTACGACATGCGCTTCGACGAGAACATCGGCGTCGGGGAAATCGAATCTGTTCGCGCTCAGCTCGGCAACGGGAATGCAGTGCCGCCAAGTATCGAAGCTGCAGCAACCAATTCGCTGGCTGCATCGCTGCTACCGCGTTTCCCGCTGGGTTTTCAGCAGATGCTGGGACGCCGGTTCGAGCAGGGTGTGGACCTTTCAGGCGGCGAATGGCAGAAGATTGCCCTGGCCCGGGCGTATATGCGGGACGCTCAGGTTCTCATACTGGACGAGCCCACGGCGGCACTCGACGCGCGTGCCGAGTACGAAGTATTCGTCCGCTTCTCTGAACTGGTTGCCGGCCGAATGGCGATTCTGATTTCACACCGCTTCTCGACGGTGCGCATGGCTGACAGAATCATCGTGCTGCACAACGGAGCAGTCGCCGAGCAGGGGTCGCACGACGAGCTGGTTGCGTTGGGGGGGCTCTACGACGAGCTGTTCAGGATGCAGGCCGCCGGGTATCGCTGA
- a CDS encoding M14 metallopeptidase family protein, whose product MQIRSSLILIAAVTIFTAPAVDAQARITTPKQQFGNAIGDDYFLVNYAQVAEYWKRLDRESDRMRVVQMGTTAEGRPMWMSIITAPENFKRLARYQEISARLARAEGLTDAQARALAKEGKAVVWIDGGLHATEVLGAQQLVQWVYEMVSRNDPETQRFLRDVILLAVPANPDGMDLVSNWYMRNPVPGKRSTAGVPRLYQKYAGHDNNRDSYMASQPETQAMDSILFRAWYPQIMYNHHQTGPAGTVMFAPPFRDPFNYNLDPLIPVGIDLVGAAMHGRFVAEGKPGTTMRGGANYSTWWNGGLRTTVYYHNMIGLLTETIGHPTPMEVAFVPDRLLPSGATPFPIMPQKWHFAQSLAYELSANRAVMDVASKYREDFLYNIYRMGRNSIDRGNTDTWTLTPNRVSAVKQAVEKNRTAKVQATPAQYLNVLRDPAARDPRGYIIPADQADFSTASRFVNALVKNGITIHRATRAFNVSGRNYPSGSYVVMTAQAFRPHVMDMFEPQNHPDDIPYPGGPPTPPYDNAGWTLAYLMGVKFDRVLDPFTGPFEKLKGFAPVPRGSVAQADAGAPGSIGTGTNGVGALYTLDRGTNDAFAAVNRLLAAGEDVFTVSADTRVGDRMLAAGTFVVRARPATMPILRKLAIDRGVSFQAVNGVSNIDGMTKLRVPRIALWDVYGGSMPSGWTRFVLEQFEFPYQVAYAGDLDAGNLNTKYDVLILPDGATLSAGDSARGFESRVQPADVPVEWRSRMGRISAAKTLPQIRSFLEKGGTVLALGDAANIAYSLELPVSSAVIDSAGKALGRARYYVPGSVLQVAVDTTNAIAWGMPSRTDVYFDNSPAFRLASSAPKRGLKTVARFDSGTPLRSGWAWGQSVLDGASEIVVAPVGAGSVVLYGPEVSFRGQTHGTFRFLFNGIYYGQGGRR is encoded by the coding sequence ATGCAAATTCGTTCTTCGCTGATACTCATCGCCGCGGTCACTATTTTCACGGCTCCGGCAGTCGACGCCCAGGCGCGCATCACCACTCCGAAACAGCAGTTCGGCAACGCCATTGGCGACGACTATTTTCTCGTGAACTACGCTCAGGTCGCCGAATACTGGAAGCGCCTCGACCGTGAATCAGATCGGATGAGAGTCGTCCAGATGGGCACGACCGCCGAAGGCCGGCCAATGTGGATGTCGATCATCACAGCGCCGGAGAACTTCAAGCGCCTTGCGCGTTATCAGGAGATCTCAGCGCGCCTCGCACGGGCTGAGGGGCTGACCGACGCTCAGGCACGCGCCCTGGCGAAGGAAGGGAAGGCGGTCGTCTGGATTGACGGCGGGCTGCACGCCACCGAGGTTCTCGGCGCGCAGCAGCTGGTGCAGTGGGTCTACGAAATGGTCAGCCGCAACGATCCCGAAACGCAACGCTTTCTTCGGGACGTGATTCTTCTCGCCGTTCCCGCAAACCCTGACGGCATGGACCTCGTGTCGAATTGGTACATGCGCAACCCGGTGCCTGGCAAGAGATCTACGGCCGGCGTTCCGCGATTGTACCAGAAATATGCGGGCCACGACAACAACCGCGATTCGTACATGGCGTCGCAACCAGAGACACAGGCAATGGACAGCATTCTGTTCCGAGCCTGGTATCCGCAGATCATGTACAACCATCATCAGACCGGCCCGGCCGGAACGGTGATGTTTGCGCCACCTTTTCGCGATCCCTTCAACTACAATCTCGACCCGCTGATACCGGTCGGCATCGACCTTGTAGGCGCAGCAATGCATGGGCGATTCGTGGCTGAAGGGAAACCTGGTACGACGATGCGTGGTGGAGCCAATTATTCGACTTGGTGGAACGGTGGGCTTCGTACGACCGTCTACTATCACAACATGATTGGGCTGCTGACGGAAACAATCGGCCATCCGACGCCGATGGAAGTGGCATTCGTGCCCGACAGGCTGCTGCCGAGTGGCGCTACGCCATTCCCTATCATGCCTCAGAAATGGCATTTCGCCCAGTCACTCGCTTACGAGCTTTCCGCCAATCGGGCGGTGATGGATGTTGCATCCAAGTATCGTGAGGATTTTCTCTACAACATCTACCGGATGGGGCGAAACTCGATCGACCGGGGCAACACCGACACATGGACGCTTACGCCAAACCGCGTCAGCGCTGTGAAGCAGGCAGTGGAAAAAAATCGAACCGCCAAGGTTCAGGCGACGCCGGCTCAGTATCTCAATGTTCTCCGGGACCCGGCGGCGCGCGACCCGCGGGGTTACATCATTCCCGCCGACCAGGCCGATTTCAGTACCGCCTCACGGTTTGTGAATGCGCTGGTCAAGAACGGCATCACGATCCATCGCGCTACGCGCGCGTTCAACGTGTCGGGCCGGAATTATCCGTCGGGCTCGTACGTGGTGATGACAGCGCAGGCATTCCGTCCTCACGTGATGGATATGTTCGAGCCGCAGAATCATCCTGATGACATCCCGTATCCGGGCGGACCTCCCACTCCTCCCTATGACAATGCCGGGTGGACCCTGGCTTACCTGATGGGTGTGAAGTTCGACCGGGTACTCGACCCGTTCACGGGGCCGTTCGAGAAGCTGAAAGGGTTTGCGCCAGTGCCGCGCGGATCCGTCGCTCAGGCTGACGCGGGCGCACCCGGGTCAATCGGGACGGGCACCAACGGGGTTGGAGCGCTCTATACCCTGGACAGGGGAACGAACGACGCCTTTGCCGCTGTGAACCGTCTGCTGGCTGCTGGAGAAGATGTGTTCACTGTCAGCGCTGATACACGGGTGGGTGACAGAATGCTAGCTGCGGGTACGTTCGTGGTTCGCGCCCGGCCCGCAACGATGCCGATTCTTCGCAAGCTTGCCATCGACCGCGGGGTGTCTTTTCAGGCCGTAAATGGCGTCAGCAACATAGACGGAATGACGAAGCTTCGAGTGCCGCGGATCGCACTGTGGGATGTCTACGGCGGGTCGATGCCTTCGGGCTGGACGCGGTTTGTGCTCGAGCAGTTTGAGTTTCCATATCAGGTTGCGTACGCGGGTGATCTGGACGCGGGCAACCTCAATACGAAGTATGACGTTCTCATTCTACCCGATGGAGCAACGCTCTCAGCCGGCGATTCGGCGCGCGGGTTTGAATCACGGGTCCAACCCGCCGACGTGCCAGTTGAGTGGCGCTCGCGCATGGGGCGGATCTCGGCCGCGAAAACGTTGCCACAGATTCGCTCCTTTCTCGAGAAGGGTGGCACTGTCCTCGCACTCGGTGATGCGGCCAACATCGCGTATTCGCTGGAGCTCCCGGTTTCGAGTGCCGTTATCGATAGCGCCGGCAAGGCACTGGGACGTGCCCGCTATTACGTGCCGGGATCTGTGCTGCAGGTTGCCGTCGACACCACTAATGCAATCGCCTGGGGTATGCCATCGCGCACCGATGTCTACTTCGACAACAGCCCAGCGTTTCGGCTTGCATCCAGCGCACCGAAAAGAGGGTTGAAAACCGTTGCGCGGTTCGACAGCGGCACGCCGCTGAGAAGCGGTTGGGCGTGGGGCCAGAGCGTGCTTGACGGTGCTTCGGAGATAGTTGTGGCACCGGTCGGAGCGGGAAGTGTAGTTCTATACGGACCGGAAGTGAGTTTTCGCGGACAGACCCACGGCACCTTCAGGTTTTTATTCAATGGCATTTATTACGGGCAGGGCGGCCGCCGTTAG
- a CDS encoding response regulator transcription factor: MSKVLLIEDNENLAFGFTRSLEAEGYEVESATDGLRGFEMAISGDADLVVLDVMLPTMDGYTILKQLRNHGKDVPVLILTARGEEADKVFGFRLGADDYVTKPFSLSELMARVEAILRRARVVDQRDGDPAIEEFGTVSINTLSRTVRKSDLEIALTPKEFDLLLSLVRRRGAVVSRLHLLKEVWGHQAEVMTRTVDIHIAELRRKLEDDPSSPRHILTVWKAGYRLEA; the protein is encoded by the coding sequence GTGAGCAAGGTCCTCCTGATAGAAGACAACGAAAACCTTGCCTTTGGCTTCACGCGGAGTCTGGAGGCCGAAGGTTACGAGGTGGAGAGCGCCACGGATGGGTTACGCGGGTTCGAGATGGCGATATCCGGGGACGCTGACCTGGTCGTGCTCGACGTGATGCTGCCGACCATGGACGGGTACACCATTCTCAAACAGTTGAGAAATCACGGGAAGGACGTTCCGGTGCTCATCCTGACCGCTCGTGGGGAAGAAGCCGACAAGGTATTCGGGTTCCGTCTGGGCGCAGATGATTATGTGACGAAACCGTTCAGTCTGTCCGAGTTGATGGCGCGCGTAGAGGCAATACTCCGGCGCGCCAGGGTCGTTGATCAGCGGGACGGCGACCCCGCCATCGAGGAGTTCGGCACGGTCTCCATCAACACTCTCTCGCGGACTGTCAGAAAATCTGACCTCGAGATTGCTCTTACGCCCAAGGAGTTCGACCTCCTGTTGTCACTGGTCAGACGGCGCGGCGCCGTTGTAAGCCGCCTTCATCTGCTGAAGGAAGTCTGGGGTCACCAGGCTGAAGTGATGACCCGCACGGTGGATATCCACATTGCCGAGCTTCGCCGAAAGCTCGAAGACGACCCATCATCGCCGCGCCATATTTTGACGGTCTGGAAGGCAGGCTACCGCCTGGAGGCGTAG
- the pdxH gene encoding pyridoxamine 5'-phosphate oxidase has protein sequence MTTAYPVQNPLSRFRRMYVQAQKVDRAILPDPNAMSLATVGMGGNPSVRIVLMKDVDESGFLFYTNLEGRKGRDLRTRPMAAICFHWPSLEVQVRAEGPVTQVSNAEADEYFATRPRESQIGAWASIQSQPIEQANDLVDRVKEFEAQFMGELVPRPPFWSGFRLRPDRIEFWRNRPGRLHERHLYSRAGDGWTMVTLYP, from the coding sequence ATGACGACTGCCTACCCAGTTCAAAATCCGCTTAGCCGTTTCCGCCGCATGTACGTACAGGCTCAGAAGGTCGACAGGGCTATCCTTCCCGATCCCAACGCGATGTCTCTCGCGACCGTCGGGATGGGGGGCAACCCGTCCGTTCGCATCGTGCTGATGAAGGACGTGGACGAGAGTGGTTTTCTCTTCTACACAAACCTCGAGGGGCGAAAGGGAAGGGACCTGAGAACCCGGCCCATGGCCGCAATATGTTTTCACTGGCCATCGCTGGAAGTGCAGGTGCGAGCCGAAGGGCCCGTCACGCAGGTGAGCAATGCCGAGGCCGATGAATATTTTGCGACTCGTCCGCGCGAAAGCCAGATCGGCGCGTGGGCGTCGATTCAGAGCCAGCCCATCGAGCAGGCCAATGACCTTGTCGATCGTGTGAAGGAATTCGAGGCGCAGTTCATGGGTGAGCTCGTTCCACGCCCGCCATTCTGGTCAGGTTTCCGCCTCCGTCCCGACAGGATCGAATTCTGGAGGAACCGTCCCGGCCGCCTGCACGAACGTCATCTGTACTCCCGCGCCGGCGACGGCTGGACGATGGTCACACTGTACCCTTAA
- a CDS encoding lytic transglycosylase domain-containing protein: protein MTQYDAGSQVPEDRRNVGGNEFTNVRRRSVERPPLSRWQRAAKTVFHAVGASLLLAGGTIWTLNNQKTKYARPGELLQLPASIVQAVPVGEQVFRVSSVLRRYTKDTTRADRIAAALVREGGKRDLDPALLVGLLIAENAKLDPTARSNVSARGIMQIMPFHAGKWKDCPSTDLVDVDSNICYGTSILAQYIKKAPNLEKALLRYNGCVRGTNTKNCHTYSGKVLRYADKAASQMLSATFNAPVE, encoded by the coding sequence ATGACCCAGTACGACGCCGGCAGTCAGGTCCCGGAAGACCGACGCAATGTTGGGGGCAATGAGTTCACCAATGTCCGCCGCCGAAGCGTCGAACGGCCTCCGCTGTCTAGGTGGCAGCGCGCCGCGAAAACTGTGTTCCACGCCGTCGGCGCCAGTCTCCTGCTTGCAGGAGGAACGATCTGGACTCTCAATAATCAGAAGACGAAGTACGCCAGGCCCGGCGAGCTCCTCCAGTTGCCTGCCAGCATCGTTCAGGCTGTACCCGTCGGCGAACAGGTTTTTCGCGTCAGCAGCGTTTTACGCAGATACACGAAGGATACCACTCGCGCCGACCGGATCGCCGCCGCCCTGGTCCGCGAGGGCGGGAAACGCGACCTGGATCCGGCGCTGCTCGTGGGCCTGCTTATCGCCGAAAATGCCAAGCTCGATCCTACGGCGCGAAGCAACGTGAGTGCCCGTGGAATCATGCAAATCATGCCGTTTCACGCTGGAAAGTGGAAGGATTGTCCTTCCACCGATCTGGTGGATGTCGATTCGAACATCTGCTACGGCACGAGTATTCTCGCGCAGTATATAAAAAAGGCGCCGAACCTCGAGAAGGCGTTGTTGCGCTACAACGGCTGCGTGCGGGGGACGAATACGAAGAACTGTCATACATATTCGGGGAAGGTGCTGAGGTACGCTGACAAGGCTGCGTCGCAGATGCTGAGCGCCACGTTTAACGCACCAGTCGAATAA